Part of the Thunnus maccoyii chromosome 17, fThuMac1.1, whole genome shotgun sequence genome, tttttttttgctatctGTTGTTTACGTTtccgtatcagagttgtgttctGTTtgtcaggctgtgtgtgtgtgtgtgtgtgttccactGCTGTACCTGGTTTGGACACTATCTTCTGTAGCTGCTGGTCCAGATACTCCTGTCTCTGAGTGAGCGTGACCAGCCACTGTTCCCGCATCCTCTCCAGGTCtacctcctacacacacacacacacacacacacacacataagagaAACACTTAGTTTAGTCactattttcttctctctgttacATGCAAACTGAGATGGATCATGATATTTAACCGCTTGTCATGTACTTACTTGGTAGCTGTCCATTTCTTCATCTGCATCCTGAAATTTAAAAtgagattagatttttttttttgttcttttctgacagtcaaaaaacaaacacatacagtgctTTTTAAGTCAGAGAGGAGTTGTTGGCAGGCctaagacacatacacacacataatgtcTCAGTATAGGCATGTAAAACAAAGATCACGGTAATTTAACTTCTATAAAATCCTTTGTCCCATCCATTTCCAAGTAATGtaaacaatttgtttttttcttctcctcaccCATTGCGATTCGCTGCCTCTTGAGACGCGCGTCTGCCGGATCTTGACGTCTCCGATGGTCACAGACAGGATGGAGGCTGTGATGAGGGGCATGGTGCCCGAATCCGGCACCGAACGCACCTCCACCTGGACCCGACGGGACTGACCCTGCAGGTATAGATTCACATGAGAGAATAGTTTTGGGTAGAGCAGATGATAATATTTCCATCTGTTCAAATAGATTactatataaaataacaaaaagcaacATACAACCAGATGAATGTACCAAAATCTATAAACACACAGATCCATTATACCTGTCTGAGCTGAAAGATTCCTCCAGTGCGTACGTCCTTGGCAGGAAGCACCTCCACAGCTGTGAACTCCCCCGCCTCGTTCAGCTCCATCAGCTGCACCCACAGCTCCAGCCGGCGAGTCACCTCACTCCACCTGCGAAGGGTGAGAcgaatgttttaaaaaagaggtAAAACAAGCCTAATGAGAAGTAAACAAAGAAatcctagaaaaaaaaactattatactagtttttaaaactgaaatctgCAGTGTTGCATCTCAGCAGCACACTGAAAGGAGTAAACTATGAAGATCACTTTTTAGAAAATGCTGCTTGCTTAGATTGTGCAGTAAAAAACATGGAGCAACAGCAATGAGCAAATCCAGCTGTGTATCTTCGTGCATACAGCGAGATACTTTCAAATGGTTTCAATATTAGTTTCACATGCTGCAAATTAGGACAAATATTTACAGACATAATATCTACGCTGTGTAtaaatgtttctctttgtcCCAGTAACACAGAcgttttgctttttaaatgaatcttgaagactgtgtgtttgtatcaacTGGACCTCTCTCTGAGGGATCTGGTCTTTGCCTGAATCACTCCGAGGTCCCACAGTGCCAGGTTCCTGCGATGGTTGGCCTGTTTGTGGCCGTACACTTCAATGGCCACCGCCCCCTCGGACAAAAACTCCACAAAGTCCTCCGACACCGACACAGACAACTCCTGAAGAGATAAGAGAATAAGACTGCTTGAATGGAAAGAGGGACAGGAAAGATCAGGTCAAATGTTTTACTTATAATAGGAAACAAAAAGTTAATGGAAGACTACAGTTGGTGATAAAAAATAGTTAATTCCCTTGTTGAAATTCCACTGAAAGTGTTACCTTGGCACTGTCAAAGACCACCGTGCACTGAGGGTCTCTGGAGGCGGATGACGAGTTGGACGACGCCATCTCCGGGGCGATGAACACGGGCTCCTCCTGCCCCCAAAAGTGATACTGGCAGAAGACGAAGTTAGACAGGTGGCGGGGGAGACCAGTGGCCTGGAGGATTTTTacctgaggaagaggagaagaggaaacacGGTTAACAACgtagaaataaacaatattatatatatttttcattatggTTTCTGCTGATGTTTCAACTGAATAATGTATCTGACATTCCTTTAGAAAGTCTGTAAAGCCCTAATTTTAGTTTGGCTCTCTCCTAAAGACAAGAGTTTATCATCATAAGACATCAGAAGCAAAAGACAACTGAGATATAAACCTCACCCAGAGTTAATTAAACTTGTCACATTTCACAGTACAGTGGGTTGGAACGCCTGCCAGATCCATTATTAATCTGGAACTATTTTCTCTCTGGCAATACTTTCATCTGAAGTTACACTCACTTATACCGAACAGCTACTGCATGTAGCATCCTGACTTATAtattagtgagagagagggttTTGAGATTATAAGGTGGGGTTTTTCTGAATATCTTTCTGTATTTGGCTCGTTTATAACTGaaatcacatgaaaaataagcagaaaaaaaaacaaatatggatGTGCATGTTCTCACCACACAGTCCAGTTTGCGCTCCTGCAGATCTCCGTCTGCGTTGCTCTGCCAAGTGTCAAACTGTCCTGAACTTTCCTCCTCCGAGCCTTCTGTTCCTCGCCACAGTTCCACATGCAGCCGACCTgccacctgacacacacacacacacacacacacacacacacacacacacacacacacacacacacacacagagccagcGAGATGGTGATTAATTATGGTTGTGGCTGCAGGCTTTCACTTTTATTCTTCTATTTCACTTCTTTATCAATAAATTGAGCTTCCGGGTGAAATAGttacccccctcctccccccataTGAGCTGAATGAGGCTCTGAAATAGGCTCATGACATAGCAGCACTGTATACCTCATAGGATTTGTTAATTACATATTAATGCTgatataaataatcaaattatgtCTTAAGAGATTTATCAAgtcaaaataaaccaaacatttcctgctttaagATGAtttctttggcatttttatcttttttgttggTCAGTGGGCAGCAAAGAGGCGGAAAGAAAACCAGAGAAgggagagatgggtatgacGTGCAACAAAGGTTCCCGGCTGGAATCGAACCAGGGACATGCgcagtaaccattcagctactgGGGCGCAAAGCATTTCTTGCTTACAGCtcccaaaatgtaaatactgtatttgcttgtttttctgccatttgtAAGTGATTTTAAAACAGCACTCTGGactctttttttgtcatgacTTTTAACATTTGAATGCTTAAATGGATCAATTAATCATCAAAACAGTTACTAGATTGGTCAAAGAACAGGTGTATTTGATTTATAAATTACAGAACTGGTTAAATTTATCGGCTATCATCCAAATTAccaaattaaaaatcaaaccgACCAAATTAAAAGGACAACCAGTCCAACCAGTAGGCTCCTACCTCTCCCTTCTGGTTGATGATGGGCACGGCATACTGCAGCTTGACGTCGTAGAACAGGCAGGCCAGGAAAACGTTGGCCACGCCGATCAGACTGTGGTTCTCCTGCTCGTCGAAGAACGGGTCGGCACGTTTGAAATAGGAACGCATCACCTGggtgagggaggaagaagagcgGTCGGACTTCAAGGTGGAGCTTAGTGTTTGTGTAAATACAGAACCACAGCAGGAGGAGGCCGATCACGACTTTTTGGTGTAGATCTCAAATTGTTTGCTTCAATAAACTGAGTAAAAGTGGATATTCGCCCATGTTTTCTCTGCTATTTAGCGTTTAATCCATCAGgaacacaaaatgacaaatgaaagcAAGAAGATAAATTACCACAGATATCAATTCACATCTCCCCACATACTaatctgaaaaaacaacacatattttACAGATCATATAATCATTATATATCAGATCTGTGTGTTAAATGGCCCTCATTTCCCCCTCTTTTTACTCACAGGGTTGTCCTCATCAAAGTCCTTCCACTCTTGGTAGAGCTCCCTCATGTCCACCAGCCTGTTCTCCATCTTCTCCAGAGCCCAGATCTGCTTCCCTTTACCTTTACGGCGAACCTGGATGGCCGGCTCGCTCAGCACCGCATCACGCtatgaaaggagagagagaagtacATGAGTAACTTCATGCTGGCCTGACATACAGAATGCATTACTACTGTATGAATGTATTACTGTTAATCATATTCCTGAACAACTCTGGAATTTGAAAGGTTTTTTGGATGaatacatgtgtttgttttgggttGTTCTGTGCTTTCGGTGGCGTTTGCAGATTTTTAACTACTCACTtccactgttttgttttctttttttcagaaaatgtaaaacacataatTACTTCCTGTGTGGAAATGACCTACCAGACAACTGATgtttaaaacagcaaatctaaatgttttctctctctctctctcttcggctcagacacacacacaagtcttcTACCCTACCTTCCTGTTAGCGTCCAGGTTGGCAGCAGGTATCTGCAAGGTGACCAAGTACTCTGTCCTCTTGTTGAGCTCCTCTGCGATGAAGCCGGCCTCCTGAGCCAACAGGTTGGCCCGAACTATCTGCTCCCTCAGACGCCGCAGGCTGCGAGTCATCATGGCCTCTCTGAACCACAAACACGCAAGGTCAACCGGGCATCTAGGATATCTCTAGCCACATAGTAAAAATTTGCTTATCGCCCCGTtgtatctcacctgtcctcACTCCAGCGCCGCATGCGTTTGTGGGAGCCAGGTAACGACCCGGCTGCAGCAGCGGCGGCACTGGGCGGCAGGCCTGTGAGATCCAGGAGGTGGGGGGGTTTCTCGGGGGTGAGCCGCCGGCgaagcagctgcagctcctgttCGTACATCTGCCTCTGGCGCTCCAAGGCGCAGCGcttctcctcctcatgctgCCTTTCCAAGGTCTGTAACACTGACTGCAAAGGGTctaagaggaggaagaggaggaggaggaggaggaggaatggaTGATGAGATGTGAGATGTGAAAGATGTGACGGACAAAGAGCTGGTTAAGGTAAGTAACTGATATCAAAAGGTTAAAGGAATTGTTTATCCCAAACTGAACATTCAGACATTGTCTAATCACCCCCATATTACCTGAAACTGCTTCAAAGGACCTCAAACAGAGGAAGAGCGTGTGGGtccaaaagtcaaatatttaccTCGTTCTCTCTGTTTTGACAAGCAGAGTCTTCTGACCGAGTGCTTCAACCTTCACACAACCAGAACATTGTGGAAAATACAGGAGATAATGGGGTAAATATTGAATTTGTGGACTCACACCCAATCATTTGGGGGTCTAAACATTTGGATTGTACCGCACACGCTGTTTGGAGTAACTTGATGGACTATCATGCTTTTATGAAGCTGTAATAAAGAACTGACCAGGTTAACtttaaggatttttttccccttaatgTCAAGAAATACCACGAAAATACCAAAACCAATGATGGACTGATCCTTGTAAGCCTGATATTCCCCGGTGCCATAAAGCTCAattgttgaatgagccacactgttgcacttggtgggtgacatgttctttcattacaatcaacacacactgtactgtagttTGAGTCAATCCAACGCTGTCCTGCTGTTGTAAACTAACTAGAGCAGCATGTGTGTCCCCAACAAATATACAATTTCCTGCTTTTTGAGTGACacttgctaaaaactacagtgcccagctgttttagtaGATTACTGggccattttttaaaacactaAGTCTACAACCATGCTAACAGGCTGTACTTTGGTACAGCAGCGCTTTGAggtaaatgctaacatcagcatgctaacatgctcacagtgagaATTGGTGTGTTACTCCAGGTTGTGCAGATAATTGGAGAATGCATTTACATGCACTgtagtaacctggttactgtgttgttttcttatttcaagttttattAGTGATAAAATGTTTTCCCTGTTTACCAtcttattttaatgtgtttgcatgctaacatttgctaattagcacaaaacaaaaagtacagctgagtgTACACTAAGAAAAATAGTTATCTTAAATTCTTATAGAACTACAATGGTCATTTATTTAATCCTTCCTTCAATGAATATGTAACATGGTGAGTAAATAGTTCCCCCTCACTCATGTACATGAATCACTTCCAACAACATTtcccacagacagacaggatcCACTCTACTTACACCTGTACAGATTTCTACTTCCTTGGAAAGTATTTTTAGATAACGGTGTCCAAATCTAAACATTTATTAAGCattattgttatattgtaatttgaagcacacatttttatagattttaagATCCTTTTTGTAAAATTTCTGATCTCCTGACACGAGAAGTGTTCAGCAGTTAAATGagttaaataatgaataatgcacTGTCACTGTTTTACCACATCtgcaaaccaaaaaaaaaaaaacaggccttGTAGAAGTTGACTGACACACATCAGCTTGTATTTTATTACAGCATATTCAAATGAGAatgctttcattttgtttatcaATGGAGAGCACCTTCCTCACTATTCTACATTTCGGTCTCACTCACCGTTGTTGCCCATGCCTTTCATCATGACTTCGGCCTGGGCGTGCTCGTAGCCGAAGCTCAACTCGCTCGACACGTCGCTGGATGCGTCAAAGTCTACCTCCAGGCGGTCGGTGCTCAAACAGGTTTTCATCACAGCGCCaccatcctcatcctcaccccCTGCGTGTGCCATATGTCTGGGCAGGttgatcctgtgtgtgtgtgtgtgcgtgaacaGGTGGCGGTTGTGTACGGATGTATGTGAGAAAGAGTGAGcggaagaaagaggaagtgtGACAGCGAGTGAAAAATAGGAAGAGACACAATGAGGACTTTGTGAtcacatgtaaataataaataatgaataaataaaagccaTCCAGACACGATagtgtgagaaataaaaacacctcAGCACTCTCTAGTTGAAACCGACCTGAAGAAGTGGTTGTTTCCCCACAGGATTCGGTCTCCGTGATGAAGCTGGATCGGACTGGTGACTACGGCACCGTTCACACACGTTCTAGAGCGGGAAAATACAGATTTATAAAAAAACGAGAGAAACTATTAAGAGGTGAGAGGTGATGATACACTATTCAcgcataaaacataattaataaaactgaaaaaacagctCCTTGTGGCCTTGCCAGTGTCAAAGAAGTTGCAAATTCATCTTTTGTAAaattcaacatacagtatatatttatagttatttcTCCATCTCAGGTTGGTGCAGCGTTCCAGCCAATAGGGCTGAGTATTGAACCTCAGTATTTTTGGTACCGATCGATGCGTATTGAATGCTACTCAGATTTGTAGTCGTTTTTACTTATTCTTAGATCAGATAATTCCTAATTCAAATCATATTTCTTCCCAAGTTTTAGACTATTTTATTTAGGCAAAGATCTTGTTTGACTGCAGACGTttatacaacatttaacatttgactaCTTTGGCTTCTTTGACTCTTTTCCCTTCTGTCAAAAGGTAGAAATATGTTCATATTCCTCAAGTAAGGTATTAGTTTTAATATTGCATATTTTCCTCCTCATCTTGTCAGGTGTTGtaaaatttgatttgaaatgttCCCCAACTTGTCTAAAGGCTTACTtaatattaaacttttaaattttagGGATTATCCAGAAGTGtcataattatttaaaaaggcCTTTTTTTACCATCTAGTGTTCGATGTCTGATGTGAATGTGCAACAGACAAACCGTGTCTACAGTTGCATCCACAGAGTCCGTCTTCTGTGATGCGAGTACGTACCGAGCATTGCGGTGAGGAGTGAGCATCACACCGTTGTTCTCTGTGATGTCGATGATGCAGTGCTCGGCTTGGATGGCCATCCCGCATAGTTGGATGTCCTGCGAGTTGGCTGAGCCCACACGTGTGTGCTCCTGGACGGAGGACACATAGAGGAAAGATGGTCATAAAACTCACAATTTGGGAAAAAACACATGTGTGCATCtctgtgcatgtactgtatacagcGTTAGActctatgcatgtgtgtgtccagtaCCTTCAAGTAGTAAACCAGCAGCTCATTGAGGGCAGGATCAGCGTTCAGGTTGACCAGGAAACACTTGTCATCCACCACTCTGATGCCAGACGACTGCAGGGAAATGCCCAAGCTCTCCAGCTGCCTCTGACGCTCCTTACAAGAAACACATATTCCGTATTTAACACATGAGCTGATTATTCTAATATTTGGCTGCTCGATGAAAGAAATGCCCcgagagaggaaggagaaaaacagaaggaGCTGAGCCGAGACTACTGTGAAAATAATCTCCTTACTGATAATGCTCCGTGAATGAGTCGGCGTAAGTCGAATTAAGTTCTGTTCATTCggtgtgactgaatgaatgggAGAAAAGACtcacatttttgattttatctCCTCGGtttgattaaaatgtgtctcttcTGTGTGAAAATCGACAAAAAAAAGGTAATGAAGTTCTGTTTCAGTATAACAAGTACAATTAACGTTTTTAATATTAATCTCTAGAGGGGAAATTGGTGTGGaagtacctgtgtgtgtttgtgtgtgtgtgtgtgtgtgtgtgtgtgtgtgtgtgtgtgtgagtgtgtgtgtgttacctgtgcaATAGCCTCAGTATTTCTGAGTTTGTCCTCCCATGTAACTGTCATCTCTTGGATCAGTTTCTCAGACTCCTCCAGTCGATCCTTCAGCTCGGGGGCCTTCATAGACTGAGAGGAACACGAGCTGCATTACACTCCCTCCTTATTTATGATGTTATTCACAAACAGTGTTAagtaataaagaaaacaataatgCAATACATGTTAAACCAGATGCAATTTCCACGTTTTAACAAgattatatctttttttttttacttgtacaAGCTAAAGTGATCTAAACCTCGGCCACGGTGAGCTGCTCCCTCAGTTTCTCCACTTCCTCTCTGAGCTCTCTGATGATCCTGGCGTTAGGGTCTTCGTTGACCACGGCGTGGTTGACGATGTTCTTGGCCCTGTCGGCGTAACGCAAGGTGGACAGCGTCTCGTCGAAGTTGTCCGCCGCCGGGCTGATGGTGGCGACCATGGCGGTGCGGCTGTTCCCTCCCAGACTGTCCTGCAGGTGCAAAACACAGCTTTTACCTCAGTGACAAACCGAAGTCGACACAAAAGTAATGGAAAAACCTCAGACTGCGCTGtgcaaaataaagaaatgcTGCTAATTTGGTTTAGAGAAACAATTACTGAATAAGTGAAAGGGGTATGATTAATGAGCGTACTGTGTTTGGGGGGAAATCAGGGTTCCTGCAGGTTTTTTAGAAAGCTACATTTAACACTATCACAATGCTATCTGCAGCCAAATTAAagactaatttaaaaaaaaccccaaattaaAGACACTAAGCTGAAAAAGCCTTTTTCTGACTGAGCAGAGCTAATGAAAATAACCGACAGAGCCTTGAAACTtaataggtaaaaaaaaaagcacatcagGAAATTAATTAATCAGGGAGGTCCAGTTtctttagattaaaaa contains:
- the LOC121882644 gene encoding kinesin-like protein KIF13B isoform X3, with product MDDNNLSDSNVKVAVRVRPMNRREKDLKTKCVVEMEGNQTVLHPAITNVNKGDPRNQPKVFAYDHCFWSMDESQKDKFAGQEVVFQCLGESLLDNAFLGYNACIFAYGQTGSGKSYTMMGTAEQPGLIPRLCSSLFSRIVQEAREGETFTVEVSFMEIYNEKVRDLLDPKGNRQALRVREHKVLGPYVDGLSRLAVASYKDIESLMSEGNKSRTVAATNMNEESSRSHAVFNIILTHTLMDLQSGTSGEKVSKLSLVDLAGSERAAKTGAAGERLKEGSNINKSLSTLGLVISALADHGAGKNRSKFVPYRDSVLTWLLKDSLGGNSRTAMVATISPAADNFDETLSTLRYADRAKNIVNHAVVNEDPNARIIRELREEVEKLREQLTVAESMKAPELKDRLEESEKLIQEMTVTWEDKLRNTEAIAQERQRQLESLGISLQSSGIRVVDDKCFLVNLNADPALNELLVYYLKEHTRVGSANSQDIQLCGMAIQAEHCIIDITENNGVMLTPHRNARTCVNGAVVTSPIQLHHGDRILWGNNHFFRINLPRHMAHAGGEDEDGGAVMKTCLSTDRLEVDFDASSDVSSELSFGYEHAQAEVMMKGMGNNDPLQSVLQTLERQHEEEKRCALERQRQMYEQELQLLRRRLTPEKPPHLLDLTGLPPSAAAAAAGSLPGSHKRMRRWSEDREAMMTRSLRRLREQIVRANLLAQEAGFIAEELNKRTEYLVTLQIPAANLDANRKRDAVLSEPAIQVRRKGKGKQIWALEKMENRLVDMRELYQEWKDFDEDNPVMRSYFKRADPFFDEQENHSLIGVANVFLACLFYDVKLQYAVPIINQKGEVAGRLHVELWRGTEGSEEESSGQFDTWQSNADGDLQERKLDCVVKILQATGLPRHLSNFVFCQYHFWGQEEPVFIAPEMASSNSSSASRDPQCTVVFDSAKELSVSVSEDFVEFLSEGAVAIEVYGHKQANHRRNLALWDLGVIQAKTRSLRERWSEVTRRLELWVQLMELNEAGEFTAVEVLPAKDVRTGGIFQLRQGQSRRVQVEVRSVPDSGTMPLITASILSVTIGDVKIRQTRVSRGSESQWDADEEMDSYQEVDLERMREQWLVTLTQRQEYLDQQLQKIVSKPDKSEDDVERESQLLECRLTLTEERNAVLVPSAGSGIPGAPVERVPVPGMETHIPVLFLDLSADDFQANLSAPLAGGLDAFLGGEDEDDFFDLQIVKHYDPEVKVEASWDSTVHECPQLSRVASADQRVYLTVRALVQLSHPAHMQLVLRKRICVNVTGRQGFAQSLLKRMSQRSTIPGCGVTFEIVSNIPGDIHGPEDREMLARLAASTEEDQSADNEAAIEKYLRSVLAVENILTLDRLRQEVAVREQLAVRGKASRRCLSTPNINRGWDSHQDLSAAPPPSRRTLPSSISQNLNPETVHSGFAASYLSTVKAVPKLLKSLLPGGKEDSRDQTAVHQQSLPRIMVQSASVEEGMSKQQQPVSSPNCT
- the LOC121882644 gene encoding kinesin-like protein KIF13B isoform X2, which codes for MDDNNLSDSNVKVAVRVRPMNRREKDLKTKCVVEMEGNQTVLHPAITNVNKGDPRNQPKVFAYDHCFWSMDESQKDKFAGQEVVFQCLGESLLDNAFLGYNACIFAYGQTGSGKSYTMMGTAEQPGLIPRLCSSLFSRIVQEAREGETFTVEVSFMEIYNEKVRDLLDPKGNRQALRVREHKVLGPYVDGLSRLAVASYKDIESLMSEGNKSRTVAATNMNEESSRSHAVFNIILTHTLMDLQSGTSGEKVSKLSLVDLAGSERAAKTGAAGERLKEGSNINKSLSTLGLVISALADHGAGKNRSKFVPYRDSVLTWLLKDSLGGNSRTAMVATISPAADNFDETLSTLRYADRAKNIVNHAVVNEDPNARIIRELREEVEKLREQLTVAESMKAPELKDRLEESEKLIQEMTVTWEDKLRNTEAIAQERQRQLESLGISLQSSGIRVVDDKCFLVNLNADPALNELLVYYLKEHTRVGSANSQDIQLCGMAIQAEHCIIDITENNGVMLTPHRNARTCVNGAVVTSPIQLHHGDRILWGNNHFFRINLPRHMAHAGGEDEDGGAVMKTCLSTDRLEVDFDASSDVSSELSFGYEHAQAEVMMKGMGNNDPLQSVLQTLERQHEEEKRCALERQRQMYEQELQLLRRRLTPEKPPHLLDLTGLPPSAAAAAAGSLPGSHKRMRRWSEDREAMMTRSLRRLREQIVRANLLAQEAGFIAEELNKRTEYLVTLQIPAANLDANRKRDAVLSEPAIQVRRKGKGKQIWALEKMENRLVDMRELYQEWKDFDEDNPVMRSYFKRADPFFDEQENHSLIGVANVFLACLFYDVKLQYAVPIINQKGEVAGRLHVELWRGTEGSEEESSGQFDTWQSNADGDLQERKLDCVVKILQATGLPRHLSNFVFCQYHFWGQEEPVFIAPEMASSNSSSASRDPQCTVVFDSAKELSVSVSEDFVEFLSEGAVAIEVYGHKQANHRRNLALWDLGVIQAKTRSLRERWSEVTRRLELWVQLMELNEAGEFTAVEVLPAKDVRTGGIFQLRQGQSRRVQVEVRSVPDSGTMPLITASILSVTIGDVKIRQTRVSRGSESQWDADEEMDSYQEVDLERMREQWLVTLTQRQEYLDQQLQKIVSKPDKSEDDVERESQLLECRLTLTEERNAVLVPSAGSGIPGAPVERVPVPGMETHIPVLFLDLSADDFQANLSAPLAGGLDAFLGGEDEDDFFDLQIVKHYDPEVKVEASWDSTVHECPQLSRVASADQRVYLTVRALVQLSHPAHMQLVLRKRICVNVTGRQGFAQSLLKRMSQRSTIPGCGVTFEIVSNIPGDIHGPEDREMLARLAASTEEDQSADNEAAIEKYLRSVLAVENILTLDRLRQEVAVREQLAVRGKASRRCLSTPNINRLSSSSLDLYSSIHKLNDFKGWDSHQDLSAAPPPSRRTLPSSISQNLNPETVKAVPKLLKSLLPGGKEDSRDQTAVHQQSLPRIMVQSASVEEGMSKQQQPVSSPNCT
- the LOC121882644 gene encoding kinesin-like protein KIF13B isoform X1 codes for the protein MDDNNLSDSNVKVAVRVRPMNRREKDLKTKCVVEMEGNQTVLHPAITNVNKGDPRNQPKVFAYDHCFWSMDESQKDKFAGQEVVFQCLGESLLDNAFLGYNACIFAYGQTGSGKSYTMMGTAEQPGLIPRLCSSLFSRIVQEAREGETFTVEVSFMEIYNEKVRDLLDPKGNRQALRVREHKVLGPYVDGLSRLAVASYKDIESLMSEGNKSRTVAATNMNEESSRSHAVFNIILTHTLMDLQSGTSGEKVSKLSLVDLAGSERAAKTGAAGERLKEGSNINKSLSTLGLVISALADHGAGKNRSKFVPYRDSVLTWLLKDSLGGNSRTAMVATISPAADNFDETLSTLRYADRAKNIVNHAVVNEDPNARIIRELREEVEKLREQLTVAESMKAPELKDRLEESEKLIQEMTVTWEDKLRNTEAIAQERQRQLESLGISLQSSGIRVVDDKCFLVNLNADPALNELLVYYLKEHTRVGSANSQDIQLCGMAIQAEHCIIDITENNGVMLTPHRNARTCVNGAVVTSPIQLHHGDRILWGNNHFFRINLPRHMAHAGGEDEDGGAVMKTCLSTDRLEVDFDASSDVSSELSFGYEHAQAEVMMKGMGNNDPLQSVLQTLERQHEEEKRCALERQRQMYEQELQLLRRRLTPEKPPHLLDLTGLPPSAAAAAAGSLPGSHKRMRRWSEDREAMMTRSLRRLREQIVRANLLAQEAGFIAEELNKRTEYLVTLQIPAANLDANRKRDAVLSEPAIQVRRKGKGKQIWALEKMENRLVDMRELYQEWKDFDEDNPVMRSYFKRADPFFDEQENHSLIGVANVFLACLFYDVKLQYAVPIINQKGEVAGRLHVELWRGTEGSEEESSGQFDTWQSNADGDLQERKLDCVVKILQATGLPRHLSNFVFCQYHFWGQEEPVFIAPEMASSNSSSASRDPQCTVVFDSAKELSVSVSEDFVEFLSEGAVAIEVYGHKQANHRRNLALWDLGVIQAKTRSLRERWSEVTRRLELWVQLMELNEAGEFTAVEVLPAKDVRTGGIFQLRQGQSRRVQVEVRSVPDSGTMPLITASILSVTIGDVKIRQTRVSRGSESQWDADEEMDSYQEVDLERMREQWLVTLTQRQEYLDQQLQKIVSKPDKSEDDVERESQLLECRLTLTEERNAVLVPSAGSGIPGAPVERVPVPGMETHIPVLFLDLSADDFQANLSAPLAGGLDAFLGGEDEDDFFDLQIVKHYDPEVKVEASWDSTVHECPQLSRVASADQRVYLTVRALVQLSHPAHMQLVLRKRICVNVTGRQGFAQSLLKRMSQRSTIPGCGVTFEIVSNIPGDIHGPEDREMLARLAASTEEDQSADNEAAIEKYLRSVLAVENILTLDRLRQEVAVREQLAVRGKASRRCLSTPNINRLSSSSLDLYSSIHKLNDFKGWDSHQDLSAAPPPSRRTLPSSISQNLNPETVHSGFAASYLSTVKAVPKLLKSLLPGGKEDSRDQTAVHQQSLPRIMVQSASVEEGMSKQQQPVSSPNCT